The sequence below is a genomic window from Tenacibaculum tangerinum.
TGGAATCATAGTATTAAAGGAGGTGATGACGAATATCATGGTATTATACATACTGCTGCTCATACGTATTACTACGGTAATCGATTTGGCCTTACCTCACCTCCAACCAATGGCTCTTGGAGAAAACAAATGAAAATTGCGGCCAGAGAACAAAATGGAACTTCTTCTCATGTACACCAAAGAAGATGGATACAATTAGCACAAATACATATAAAGAAATGGGGAGAAGAAAGCCAACAGGTATTTGGAACTACCATTCACGAACTCGCCCATGCTGCTCATTGGGCAGTGGACAGAAGCTCATATAACAATCTTGTTTGGGATGGTTACATTTCCGATGAGGTTTTCAATAACGCACATCCTGGAGATGTGAGAACTTTAGAAACTTGGGCTACAACTGTTGAAATACTTTTTGCGAATAGCCGATATAAAGACAAGTTTGGACAAGCTAACTATAAATATTATTTTGAAAACAGACAAAACTTAGAAACTTATCGACAACCCTTTTACACCTCTTTAGGTTATGATATGATTGACAACATAAACCAAAGAAGTGTACATGGCTCACTATTTCCTTTAGACCGTGTAAGCGGGTATACAATTAATCAACTAGAGAACGCACTTCGTGGCGCAACAAGCTGGCATGGTTGGAGGGACAATATAAAAGCTCAGACAAGTAATAATCCAACTGAAAACTACGTAGATGAACTTTTTAATAATTGGGAATAAAATGAAACTCATGAAATTATTAACTACAGGAATATTACTTACTTTTTTATCAGTATTAGGATGCACTGATAATGAGGTCGATATGAATAGACGAGACTATACAATCAAAAATGAAACAGGTTATTTAGTAAACATTAGCTTCTATAGTAGAACTAATGGAACCTTAAATTATGACTCACCAAAGACATTGGAAAGTAATGGAGGGCAAATAACTAATAAAGTTGAACTATCAATTGAATTTGATGATTCTGAAGATTATCCAAAGCTGGCTTTTTCCTCAGATTCTGTAAAAGTAATATTTAACAACGAAAAAATATATACAAATGTTTTTAACAGTATGACCAATACATTTTCAGAACCAATTAACAGAAATCTATTTAAGCATAGTAATTATGAAAATTTAGGAAATGAGCAATATTTGTTTAAGATAACGCAAGAAGATTATGAAAATGCTCAACCTTGTAATGAAAACTGTAACTAAACACTTTTTGCTAAATCGTAGTTGAAAATCGAATCTAAGATGTGGTTACTTTCTTCTATCTTTGCTTTGTTATGCGAAGAATAGCACAGACATAGAACCGTGCTTTTTATGTACAAAAACGACGAAACATACCGCAAAAAGTTTTTGAAGATTATTTAACTCATGCACGACTGTTTAGTCATTTAATGCCTGAAGACGAACCTGAGTTGCCACAAGAACTCGACACCATTAAACCTTAATTTAATGAGGTTATATTTTGTAAAAACACCACGTATGCTAAAACAATTGTTTGCTAAGTATACGTGGTCTTTTTTTACCACCCAAAAAGAAGTATACCTTACTTTCGATGATGGCCCGATACCTGAAGTTACCGAATTTGTACTCGACCAACTTCAGCAATTCAATGCAAAAGCTACTTTTTTTTGTATTGGTGATAACATTCAAAAACACTCGGCTGTTTTCTCTAGAATTATTCATGAAGGGCATTCGGTAGGTAACCACACATTTCATCACTTAAACGGATGGAAAAGCAATGAAACGGACTATCTAGAAAATGTTGAGTTGGCCGAAAAAACAATACAACGATTACACAATTCAACAAACTCAAGAAAAAAAGTATTCCGCCCTCCTTACGGAAAAATCAAAAAAAAGCAAGCTAAGCAACTTCTTGCAAAGGGCTACCAAATTATAATGTGGGATGTATTATCGGCAGATTTCGACACCAATATATCAAAAGAAAAATGCTTGCAAAACGTGCTTAGAAATGTAGCAAACGGAAGTATTGTCGTTTTTCACGATAGTATAAAAGCTAGTGAAAAACTTTACTATGTGCTACCAAAAGTTTTAAAAGAATTTTCGCAACAAGGATATGAGTTTAAAGCAATTACTTAAACAAACTGTTGCACTAAACCTATTAACGTGTTCGCATCTTGCTCACCCGTTTGACGCCATTTCATTTCACCATTTTTATAAATCATAAAAGTTGGATTCCCTTTCACACGTAAAGCATCTGCAAGAACTTCATTCTTTTTAATGTCAATTTTAATTACTTTGGCTTTATCTCCTAAAGCAGCCGCTACATCACGAAGCGTATCTAGGCTAGGCTCAGCCTCGCTCCAATCTGCATAAAAATCGATCAATACAGGTTTGTCAATACTTATTATTTCACCAAACTTTGTCATTTTTCGCATGAGTTTTATCAGTAAAGTGTCTAAAATTACTAATTTTTTATTATGTAATGAGTATCAAACGCTTAAAAATACTGAAAATCAAGCTTTTTTTAGTTCAATTACAGTAATTTCAGGCCAAATACCTACCCTACCAGGGAAAGCGTGGTATCCGAAACCTCTATTTACATTCACATACCTACCAAACTCTTCATAAAGTCCAGCCCATTGCTTGTATACATATTTTGCAGGGCTCCACTTTATCCAACCAGGAATTTCAATACCAAACTGCAAGCCATGTGTATGCCCACTCAACGTAAGCTGGTAATTAAAATCGTCTTTTTTAACCTTGTATTCCCAATGACTTGGGTCGTGACTGAGTAAAATTTTAAAATCCTCTTGCTGCACTCCTTTAGAGG
It includes:
- a CDS encoding polysaccharide deacetylase family protein, whose amino-acid sequence is MRLYFVKTPRMLKQLFAKYTWSFFTTQKEVYLTFDDGPIPEVTEFVLDQLQQFNAKATFFCIGDNIQKHSAVFSRIIHEGHSVGNHTFHHLNGWKSNETDYLENVELAEKTIQRLHNSTNSRKKVFRPPYGKIKKKQAKQLLAKGYQIIMWDVLSADFDTNISKEKCLQNVLRNVANGSIVVFHDSIKASEKLYYVLPKVLKEFSQQGYEFKAIT
- a CDS encoding thioredoxin family protein; the encoded protein is MTKFGEIISIDKPVLIDFYADWSEAEPSLDTLRDVAAALGDKAKVIKIDIKKNEVLADALRVKGNPTFMIYKNGEMKWRQTGEQDANTLIGLVQQFV